In Notamacropus eugenii isolate mMacEug1 chromosome 1, mMacEug1.pri_v2, whole genome shotgun sequence, one genomic interval encodes:
- the LOC140534280 gene encoding E3 ubiquitin-protein ligase Topors-like: MPLEPLPICQCPIYLNETQNRADLNPYSHRFISDCPHERFARKARRPLCGQSCHSFFQSSRFGSDTKKQELYLSGNDMPVVPEENNSYVDSFPSCQPGSEDSALSDDASSQASPPRYQAVQELLKKFAGNKQDHPHEVSSGYFKEQIVIKFRRALYFSGLQVLYVRGGGFHRHISADYFLRNPNCLQRLIPWLKRELIAIYGDFGYTAKNILTIILQNMTEHDLDSQTFSEILEPYLLQYTEHFLHELISFAQSPFSMKMYDQRAIYECPSPSSGRGNLFTISPTNDKWALPALANYAEMAENIHDLWNKEVLTHSSSKHNMTSDSSSISPEGNLEEPSRTRNKHHIRTQTMSESGDCKGVISSQSCTHIAYLKSMRVDTTGLLEPSSDSKRYTSEGNTEGEKQQLEQEKCLGDNRTNYSSSDISTTSNSSPREKQLLTLCQPKKTQEKKLEKNKNLDSFDKIIRRSPPMMEETQQPLFGNSSTKKDQTWSGYSENVHSHRRPIQEGQKEEDFKKEKLKCQPCCQDGELSSHPYRRLKSSQIRDYNNCLKQRLPKSTEDKPRLSYHPKKRRPRSRDHSNRGLRGTFPSEPLLTTSYEAQEGNKGENNYQPLRRVILASSRQLISTRGRSQHLCIREKAFRVKSPNICLHPEHHRPNCQCRRRTGILCVESISSYHEKMGKKRRFKCQLSEKKTNEALLKSFPPPVKMHQIQQSISCYRLGFSKQLVSPISQASKDSMSHIMKRQEKCDQKGEGRDYFGSKTYENKHSLEREHINQQSKND, encoded by the coding sequence ATGCCGTTAGAACCTTTACCTATCTGTCAATGTCCCATCTACTTAAATGAAACTCAGAATAGGGCTGATCTGAATCCCTATTCACATAGGTTCATTAGTGACTGTCCTCATGAAAGATTTGCAAGAAAAGCCAGACGTCCTCTCTGTGGACAAAGTTGTCATTCTTTCTTCCAATCTTCTAGATTTGGGAGTGACACCAAAAAGCAAGAACTGTATCTTTCAGGGAATGACATGCCAGTAGTGCCTGAGGAGAATAACAGTTATGTGGATTCTTTTCCAAGCTGTCAGCCTGGCTCTGAGGATAGTGCATTGTCTGATGATGCCTCTAGTCAGGCCAGTCCTCCGAGATATCAAGCTGTCCAAGAACTACTGAAAAAGTTTGCTGGGAACAAGCAAGATCATCCCCATGAAGTATCTTCAGGCTACTTTAAGGAACAGATAGTTATTAAATTCAGAAGAGCTCTTTATTTTTCTGGTCTTCAGGTATTATATGTCCGGGGTGGTGGATTCCATAGGCACATTTCAGCAGATTACTTCCTGAGAAACCCAAACTGTCTACAGCGATTAATCCCATGGCTGAAACGTGAGCTGATAGCTATTTATGGTGACTTTGGATACACAGCAAAAAATATTCTCACTATCATCCTCCAAAATATGACAGAACATGATCTAGACAGCCAGACCTTTTCTGAAATCTTGGAACCTTATCTCTTGCAGTACACTGAACACTTCTTACATGAGCTCATCAGCTTTGCTCAATCACCTTTTAGCATGAAAATGTATGACCAGCGAGCCATTTATGAGTGCCCTTCTCCTTCAAGTGGAAGAGGAAATCTATTCACTATCTCACCTACTAATGACAAATGGGCTTTACCAGCACTGGCAAATTATGCAGAGATGGCCGAAAACATTCATGACTTGTGGAATAAAGAAGTATTGACTCATTCAAGCTCAAAGCATAACATGACATCTGATTCATCTTCTATATCACCtgaaggaaatttagaagagCCTAGTAGAACCAGAAATAAACATCATATTAGGACCCAAACTATGTCAGAGTCAGGAGATTGCAAAGGTGTGATTTCATCTCAGAGTTGCACCCACATTGCTTATCTTAAATCAATGCGTGTGGATACTACAGGATTGCTGGAACCATCATCTGACAGTAAGAGATACACTTCTGAAGGAAATACAGAAGGGGAAAAGCAGCAACTTGAACAGGAGAAATGTTTAGGAGACAATAGAACTAATTACTCTTCATCTGATATTTCAACCACCTCAAATTCTAGCCCAAGAGAAAAACAACTGTTGACCCTGTGTCAACCCAAGAAGACCCAggagaaaaaactagaaaaaaacaaaaatctagatTCATTTGATAAGATCATTCGAAGAAGTCCACCCATGATGGAAGAAACACAACAGCCCTTGTTTGGAAACTCATCCACAAAAAAAGACCAGACTTGGAGTGGCTATTCAGAAAATGTCCATTCTCATAGAAGACCTATTCaagaaggccagaaagaagaggaCTTCAAGAAGGAGAAGTTGAAGTGTCAGCCATGCTGCCAAGATGGAGAACTAAGTTCACACCCCTACAGAAGGCTGAAAAGTTCACAGATCAGGGACTACAATAATTGTCTTAAACAAAGGCTACCAAAAAGCACTGAGGACAAACCACGTTTGTCCTATCACCCTAAAAAGAGAAGGCCAAGAAGCAGAGATCACAGCAATAGGGGCTTGAGAGGAACTTTCCCAAGTGAACCTTTATTGACTACATCCTATGAAGCACAGGAAGGcaataaaggggaaaataattacCAACCTTTAAGGAGAGTTATTCTAGCTAGTTCAAGACAATTAATTAGTACTAGGGGAAGATCCCAGCATCTTTGCATCAGAGAAAAAGCTTTTAGAGTTAAAAGTCCCAACATCTGTCTCCATCCTGAGCATCACAGACCAAACTGTCAGTGCAGGAGGAGGACAGGGATATTGTGTGTAGAAAGCATATCATCATACCATGAAAAGATGGGtaagaaaagaagattcaaatgTCAACTCTCAGAGAAAAAAACTAATGAAGCATTGCTTaagtcatttcctcctccagttaaGATGCATCAAATCCAGCAGTCTATATCCTGCTACAGATTGGGGTTCTCTAAACAACTTGTTAGCCCTATATCCCAAGCTTCCAAAGATAGCATGAGCCATATTATGAAGAGACAGGAAAAGTGTGATCAGAAAGGTGAAGGTAGAGATTATTTTGGTAGCAAAACCTATGAGAACAAACATTCCTTAGAAAGAGAACATATAAACCAACAGAGTAAGAATGACTGA